A part of Aquila chrysaetos chrysaetos chromosome 14, bAquChr1.4, whole genome shotgun sequence genomic DNA contains:
- the DIS3 gene encoding exosome complex exonuclease RRP44, giving the protein MLTSRTFLKRTRAGAVVKVVREHYLREDIPCGAAACRLCPPRPAGTGRGLEAQPSGAASSLCPGPHYLLPDTNLLLHQIDILEDPVIKNVIVLQTVLQEVRNRSAPVYKRIRDVIQNPEKHFYSFTNEHHRETYIQQEQGESSNDRNDRAIRVAVKWYSEHLKKIEDEEKIQVIFLTNDRTNKEKALEEGITAYTCEEYIKSLIANPDLVDRLACVSDEGKEIESGKIIFPEHIPLSKLQQGIKSGVYLQGTYRASRDNYLEATVWVHGDAEENKEIIIQGLKHLNRAVHEDIVAVELLAKDEWVAPSSVILQDDGQNEDDIENEEEKENILKTSVNKDMLRPTGKVVGIIKRNWRPFCGMLSKSQIKEARRHLFTPADRRIPRIRIETRQADTLEGQRIIVAIDGWPRNSRYPNGHFVKNLGSAGDKETETEVLLLEHDVPHQPFSQGVLSFLPKMPWSITEQDMKYREDLRHLYVCSVDPPGCTDIDDALHCREVENGNIEVGVHIADVSHFIRPGNALDEESAKRGTTVYLCEKRIDMVPELLSSNLCSLRSNVDRLAFSCIWEMNHKAEILKTRFTKSIINSKASLTYAEAQMRIDSTTMNDDITTSLRGLNKLAKILKKKRIDNGALTLSSPEVRFHMDSETHDPIDLQAKELKETNSMVEEFMLLANVSVAQKIYEEFPEFALLRKHPAPPPSNYDILVKAAKSKNLEIKTDSAKALAESLDKAESPEFPYLNTLLRILTTRCMMQAVYFCSGMDNDFHHYGLASPIYTHFTSPIRRYADIIVHRLLAVAIGADSTYPELTDKHKLADMCKNLNYRHKMAQYAQRASVAFHTQLFFKSKGIVNEDAYILFVRKNAVVVLIPKYGLEGTVFFEEKGKPTPRLDYNNEVPSLTVEDTTLHVFDKVKVNIMLDASNIQHQKIRMVLVEPKIVENDVPANLSTEISSKNEPEKKKKKLQK; this is encoded by the exons ATTGATATACTTGAAGATCCTGTTATTAAGAATGTCATTGTGCTACAGACGGTCTTACAAGAAGTCAGGAATCGGAGTGCACCAGTATACAAGCGAATTAGGGATGTGATTCAAAAccctgaaaaacatttctattcTTTCACCAATGAACATCATAG agAAACATACATACAGCAAGAGCAAGGAGAATCTTCTAATGACCGCAATGACAGAGCCATTCGGGTAGCAGTAAAATGGTACAGTGAACACTTGAAGAAAATAGAGGATGAGGAGAAGATTCAAGTTATCTTTTTAACAAATGACAGAACTAATAAAGAGAAAGCTCTAGAGGAAGGGATAACTGCTTATACGT GTGAGGAGTATATAAAAAGCTTGATAGCTAATCCTGATCTTGTAGATCGTCTTGCTTGTGTATCTGATGAAGgg aaagaaatagaaagtggaaaaataattttcccagaACATATTCCTCTTAGCAAATTGCAGCAAGGAATAAAATCTGGTGTTTACCTTCAAGGAACTTACAGGGCAAGCAGAGATAATTATCTTGAAGCTACTGTTTGGGTTCATGgagatgctgaagaaaacaaagag ATAATTATACAGGGACTGAAACATTTAAACCGAGCAGTTCATGAAGATATTGTAGCTGTGGAGCTGTTGGCAAAAGATGAATGGGTGGCACCGTCCTCAGTGATCTTGCAAGATGATGGCCAGAATGAAGATGACATtgaaaatgaagaggagaaagaaaacatt CTGAAGACTTCTGTTAACAAGGACATGCTGAGACCTACAGGAAAAGTAGTGGGCATTATAAAACGAAACTGGCGACCGTTCTGTGGCATGCTTTCCAAATCACAGATCAAAGAG GCACGGCGCCATTTGTTTACACCAGCTGATCGCAGAATTCCTCGCATTCGAATAGAAACAAGACAAGCAGATACATTGGAAGGACAAAGAATAATTGTTGCCATTGACGGTTGGCCCAGGAATTCCAGGTATCCTAAT GGTCATTTTGTAAAAAACTTGGGAAGTGCTGGAGATAAAGAGACCGAGACAGAAGTTCTTCTGCTTGAACATGATGTCCCTCATCAGCCCTTTTCCCAGGGTGTCCTTAGTTTCCTACCAAAAATGCCGTGGAGCATTACAGAACAG gatATGAAATACAGGGAGGACTTAAGGCATCTGTATGTTTGTAGTGTTGATCCTCCTGGCTGTACAGATATTGATGATGCATTACATTGTAGAGAagtagaaaatggaaatatagag GTTGGTGTACATATCGCAGATGTCAGTCATTTTATTCGCCCAGGAAATGCTTTGGATGAGGAGTCGGCAAAAAGAGGAACAACAGTCTATCTGTGtgaaaaa AGGATTGATATGGTTCCAGAGTTACTTAGTTCCAATTTATGCTCCCTGAGATCTAATGTGGACAG GCTTGCATTTTCATGTATATGGGAGATGAACCATAAGGCTGAAATTCTAAAAACCAGATTTACAAAGAGTATTATTAATTCCAAG GCTTCTCTTACATACGCCGAAGCACAGATGAGAATTGATTCAACAACTATGAATGATGATATTACTACCAGCCTACGTGGACTAAACAAATTAGCAaaaattctgaagaagaaaagaattgaTAATGG AGCCTTGACACTTTCCTCACCAGAAGTTCGTTTCCACATGGACAGTGAAACTCATGATCCTATCGATCTGCAGGCTAAGGAGCTCAA AGAAACAAATTCCATGGTTGAAGAGTTCATGTTGCTTGCCAATGTCTCTGTAGCACAAAAAATTTACGAAGAGTTCCCAGAGTTTGCTTTACTCAGGAAGCATCCTGCTCCTCCCCCATCAAATTATGACATCCTTGTGAAGGCAGCAAAGTCCAAG aaTTTAGAAATCAAGACAGATTCAGCAAAGGCTTTAGCTGAATCATTAGACAAAGCTGAATCTCCTGAGTTCCCCTATCTAAATACACTGTTGCGGATTTTGACCACTCGCTGCATGATGCAAGCAGTGTATTTCTGCTCTGGAATGGATAACGATTTTCATCACTATGGTTTAGCCTCACCTATTTATACCCACTTTACCTCACCCATTAGAAg GTATGCTGACATTATAGTACATCGACTTTTGGCAGTGGCCATAGGAGCAGACAGCACTTACCCAGAACTTACAGATAAACATAAACTAGCAGATATGTGTAAAAATCTCAATTACCGACATAAAATGGCTCAGTACGCACAAAGAGCATCTGTCGCATTCCATACACAG ctgttcttcaaaagcaaaggaatagTGAATGAAGATGCATATATattatttgtaagaaaaaatgcagttgtgGTTCTGATTCCCAAGTATGGGTTAGAAGGAACAGtcttctttgaagaaaaaggaaaaccaacacCAAGACTGGATTACAACAATGAG GTACCGTCACTTACTGTGGAAGACACAACATTACATGTATTTGATAAAGTTAAAGTGAACATTATGTTAGATGCTTCCAACATCCAACATCAGAAAATTCGGATGGTGTTGGTAGAACCAAAG ATAGTAGAAAATGATGTGCCTGCAAATCTGTCTACAGAGATAAGCAGCAAGAATGaaccagagaaaaagaaaaagaagctacAAAAATAG